Proteins encoded together in one Ralstonia insidiosa window:
- a CDS encoding alpha/beta fold hydrolase yields the protein MSASQSSITLPVGRYVTTATGLRLHSTEAGSGEPVVFIHGSGPGASGHSNFKYNAPAFAAAGYRTVVVDLPGYGLSSKPDDVEYTLDFFVAALREQLQALEVGRCVLVGNSLGGAIALKYALDYPADVSRLVMMAPGGVEERETYFQMEGIQKMVSLFTGGHMNPDTMRQLLQLLVYDTSMVTDALVEERMNVCRHQPREVLATMRVPNLSDRLGEVACPVLGFWGTEDRFNPVGGAMKFLESCKDARCVLINRCGHWVMVEHRDYFNRECLGFLADTANDK from the coding sequence ATGTCAGCTTCACAATCGTCGATCACGCTGCCCGTCGGCCGCTACGTAACCACGGCCACCGGGCTACGCCTGCATAGCACCGAGGCCGGCAGCGGCGAGCCGGTGGTGTTCATCCACGGCAGCGGGCCGGGGGCGAGCGGCCACAGCAACTTCAAGTACAACGCGCCGGCCTTTGCGGCAGCGGGCTATCGCACCGTGGTGGTGGATCTGCCGGGTTACGGGCTGTCGTCCAAGCCCGACGACGTGGAATACACGCTGGACTTTTTCGTGGCGGCGCTGCGCGAGCAACTGCAGGCGCTGGAAGTGGGACGCTGCGTGCTGGTGGGCAATTCTCTGGGTGGCGCGATCGCGCTGAAATACGCCCTGGACTACCCCGCGGACGTGAGCCGCCTGGTGATGATGGCGCCCGGCGGCGTGGAAGAGCGCGAGACCTACTTCCAGATGGAAGGCATCCAGAAGATGGTGTCGCTCTTCACCGGCGGCCACATGAACCCGGACACCATGCGCCAGCTGCTGCAACTGCTGGTCTATGACACCAGCATGGTGACCGATGCGCTGGTGGAAGAGCGCATGAACGTGTGCCGCCACCAGCCGCGCGAGGTGCTGGCCACGATGCGCGTGCCGAACCTGTCTGACCGCCTGGGTGAGGTCGCTTGCCCGGTACTCGGCTTCTGGGGCACGGAAGATCGTTTCAACCCCGTGGGCGGCGCCATGAAATTCCTGGAAAGCTGCAAGGATGCGCGCTGCGTGCTGATCAACCGCTGCGGCCATTGGGTGATGGTCGAACATCGCGATTACTTCAACCGTGAGTGCCTGGGTTTCCTGGCGGACACGGCGAACGATAAGTGA